The sequence below is a genomic window from Tenacibaculum tangerinum.
AAATAATTTTTGAAGATAGATTTGGGTGAATTTCTAAAACATCGAATCCAGTTCCATCTCCCAACATAATGTCTAAAAATAAGATGTCAGGTTGTTCTTTTCGTAAAAGTTTAGATGCTTCCACAACGCTTTTTGCAGTACCTATAATCTCTATTTCTGGGTATCTTTGGGTAAGGTCTTTTTGCAACATTTCTAATGCTGTTGGCATGTCATCGACTAAAATAGCAGTAAGTTTTTTCATAGTTTAAAAATCAGTTTTAAAAGGAATTTTAAAAAGTACTTTCGTTCCTGTTACCTTATTTCCTTCATACAATTCATGAATGGAAAAGGTACAGTTTTTTGATAAGTTTTGTATTCTTTCTTGGGTAACTTTTAAGGCGACAGAAGTATGCGAACTTACCTTGGTACGTTTTTTTGATTGCTCGATTCCAATACCATTATCAATCACAGAGCAATATAAAAAATCATTTTTCACAAAGAAATCAATAGTAATTTTTCCATTTGTTGTAGATGAAATCCCGTGTTTTATGCTGTTTTCTACAAAAGGCTGTATGAGCATTGGTGGAATTAATACTTCTTCAGGATCTACAGGGAGTTTTGTGTGTATTGCATATTCGAAAGTTCTTGAATTGATTTGTTGTTCTAATTCAATATAATTTTCTAGGGTAGTTATTTCTTCTGCTAAACTAATTTCTTCTTGTCTAGAGTTTTGTAAAACCCCTCTTAAAAGGGTGGCAAATTTACTAATGGTGGCGTTTAATTCGGATGATTTTCCTGAATTTCCTAAGGCTTTGATTCCGTTTAAAACATTAAAAATAAAGTGCGGATTCATTTGTAATTGCAGGGCTTTTTGCTCTAGTGATAGCAAATGATTCTCTAATTTTAATTTGGCTACTTTTGCTTTATTCTTGGCTTGGATTCTTCGAACGTACGACCAAATAATCAGCGCTACTATCAAAGAAATGAATCCAATTACAGACCAAATAAACCAGCTTTTCTTGTAGATAGGGGTATCGATAAAAAAGTTAAACTCAATCGGAGCGCTTTCCATGTTTCCAACTTTCGATTGAGCTGAAAAAGTATAGTTTCCAGGGGCTAAATAGGCAAAATCGACAACATTTTTTGTGCTCCACGGACTTGTTTGATTGTTCAACTTGTAGCGATATGTTACCTTGTTTAAGCGATTGATATTTATTGTTTTGTAATAAAAAGAAATATGGTTTTTATTTGATGGAAGCTGAAGTGTTTTAGGGTAATTATTGATGTCGATACTATCTATTGAAGAGAACACAACTTCGATGTTTTCAAAAGAAATGGTAGGCTTTTTTTGTTCAGATTTCTTATTTTGAATGAAATAAATACCGTTATTTTTTGTCGTTATCCACGTGTTTTTTTCATTGTCTTGAAAAGCATCTGTAATTTTATTCGTGGCTAGGGTGTTGTATTTGTTAATGTTTCTAACAAAGTTAAAGCCGGCATCGAGTATTTCAATACCTTCATCTTCCGAAAGAATCCAAAATTGATTGTCAATTTTTTTAATTCCAGTAATTTTTTTTATCGATGTGGTTAGTGGTGTTACCTTATCATTAGAAACCACTTGTATGCCATTGTTGTAGGTAGTCGCAATTATATTTTTTTGATGAATTAATACTGAGGTGTAGTTATCAGTATCAATTCGTTTTAAAACTTTTGGATTGATAAGTTCGTCAATTTTCCACAACGCTTTGTTGGTAGCCACCCAATAAAAGTTACCGTCAAAAGCAATGTCGTTTATACGGTTGAGGTCAATTTGAAAGTTGGTGCGAAGCGGAGAGAGGTACTCTTCACGAACCCGAAAAATTCCTTTGTTAGTTCCTAAAAAAGTATGGTTTTTGGTGGTTAAGATAGCGTTGATATGATTGCCTTCAAAATTCGTGTACCCACGATAATCTTTAATACTTAAACCCTTGTCAGTTCCTATAAAAAGAGTGTTTTCCCTGGTGGCAACAGTCGTGATATTGTTAGAAATCAATCCATTTTTGGTAGTATAGGTGTTAAATTCATCTCCGTCGAAGCGAATCAATCCGTTCTTAGAAGCCAACCAAAGGTAACCAGTATGGTCTTGAATACTTTTGTTTATATGCAGGCTAGGTAAACCGTTGTTTTGAGTATAATTTTTTAACGGTTGGTTTTGAGCAGTACCGTCAATTGTTCCCAAGCAAAAGTAGCAGAGTATTAAAAAAGTAACATTTTGTATCGCATAGTTTTGGGTTCTCGATACAAAACGAGTTGGTAAGCTATATGTGTAATTTAGGAAATTCATTGTAACAAACATACTTAAATTAAACGTCACTATGAAAGATAGGTGTTTCCTAGTTCATAATGACGTTTGTGCAACAATTATTAATTTCTTATCATCGTTTATTTCATAGCATATAAACGTTTGTTGTTAGGGTCGGGCTTTACGTGTTTTAAGTCTCCGTAAGGTTTTATTAAAGGCTTTAAAACACATAATGCAGAAGCTTTTCCTTTGATAATTAATTGACTGTTTTTAATGGTGTATGTCCATCTAAATTTTTCTACAGGAATGTTTGTTTTTTCAACTTCCTTCAATAAACTTTTTTCACCAGCAATGAAATCCATAATCTCTTCTTGCATTGTAAACTGTGGAATTTCGTTATCAGAATTGTGATAGTCTAATTCTAAGTTTACAGGGATAGTAAACTGAATGGTATAAGGTTCGCCTACATAACGCTCTCTTTCATTATTTAGAGCGTCGTACCAAGAGATTTCTTTTTCTTCAGGATATTTTTTAGCAATTTCTTTCGATAAGTCTACTTTTCCTGGAGAATTTGCTGTTGGATAAAATACGTAGTAAGGTTGTGCTAAATAGTGATTTGAAAATTCGCCTCCAAAGATATTGTAATACGGTGAAGTTACTACTTGTGGAATTTTGTTTTCAGTTATAAAAGCGCTTTTTAGCGTGTTTACTAAGTTGGTGTTTTCAGCCAATTGATTGGTGTGAAAAATAATTTTAGTATCATCGGTAATCGCTTCATTTTTTACGGAAGGCAAGGTGCCTTTAGTAATTGTTTTTTGTAAGGTTTCGGCGGTTACTTTTTCTCCGTTTACTACTGTTTCTAAGCTCATTGCTCGAAACGGGTTATTGTTGTTTACAATATGAACTTCTCCGTAAGGATTTTTAGTAGCGTTTTTATTCATCCAAGAAATAATTTCTTCTACCGAATACTTACCATTGATTATTTCGTAATTTTTTTCTTTGAAATAAACTCTGGCGCTATCGTAAAAATGACTATTGCCTTTGTCGTTACCAGTAATAAAAACTACCGGTTTTCGGTATTCTACAACAGGTTTTTCAATGGTTTCTTCTGTGGTAGCAATATTTCCCAGTTCTTGATTTTTGTTGTCTTTTTTTGTGTTGTTACAATTTGAAAATACTCCGATAAGTAGTAGTAATCCCATTACTGTACCTACTTTTAAGATGTGTTGTTTCATAGTTTTTTGTTTTAAGGTTAATATATACGGTTATTGCTGTAAGATGATGGTTACATCTTTTCCCAAGTTTAGATTGGTTGATAGTTTATTTAAAATGTTAGGAAGATTTCGATCGTTAATCCATTTTCCATTTTCTTGTTTTTCAACAGAAGCGATTAATCCGCTTGTGTTTATTTGTAGTTTCAGACTGTTGTATTTTTCCAAATACATTTTTAATACTGATGCATAATTGTTGTTTGACCACATAATTGTTGTTTTTTATATAGTCAAAATTACCACAGTAATAGAGGTGAATTGGGAGTTAATTAGAATTCGTAGTAGATAAATTAGAATTCGTTATTTGGCACTAGGCACTAGGCACTAGGCACTAGGCAATACGCAGTAAGCTGTATGCATTTTATTACGGTCATTTCAAATTATAAAATTTACGAACAATTTTTTCTTATTCTGTCTCTTCGACACTTCAGACAAAAAAAATGTCAAGCAAATGCAATGACAGCTATAGAATTATTTTTGAAAGGCAAAATTACTTTGATTAACGAGAATACTAAAAAGCACACTGTCATAAGCAGACAAGCCAAAAATAACACCACAAGAACCGTTAAAATTAAAATCTGTTTGAGCGATAGTGAGTTATTTTAATTTAGGTTCGAGGATGATTATTTTTGAGTGCAGGCTGGTTAAGACTAGATTTTTTGTTTCTTTTTCATTAATGGAAAAAGAAAATAGCTTAGAAAAAGATTATTCTATGTAAAATCTAAGTCGTTAAGAAAAGATGTTAATGATAGTGATTTTTAAGAATAATAATGAATTAAAAGTTGTACTTCGCCTAAGTTCAGCAGAGCTATCGATAACCATGCTATCATTTCTCGATACAAAATTATTTCCATTTCATTCAATTAATTTTACTTGAAAAGACAATGGATCTAAATGCAAAATAATAAAAGATAAATCGTATAAATAAAATAGACTACCCAGATATAAGCATACTGGGTATTCAAAAAAGAACGTTAGAAATTCCGTTGAATACTATTGTAAATCAAATACTTGGCTATTGTTCTAGGATTAAATAATTTTCTCTTTTAAATACGTAGCGGTATATGATTTTTTGTTTTTAATTAATTCTTCAGGAGTACCTGCAAAAATTAAATTTCCGCCTTTTTTTCCACCTTCCAAACCGAGGTCAATAATATAATCAGCACATTTAATGAGTTCGATATTGTGTTCAATCACAATAATAGAGTGTCCTCTTTCAATCAGTGCATTGAAAGAAGCTAACAGTTTTTTAATATCATGAAAATGCAGTCCCGTAGTAGGTTCGTCGAAAATAAATAAGGCTTTGTCTTTGGTATGTCCTTTTACTAAAAAAGAGGCTAGTTTTATACGCTGCGCTTCACCACCAGATAGGGTAGAAGACGATTGCCCTAATTGTACATATCCTAAACCAACATCTTGTAATGGCTTTAATTTCTTAGCTATCTTGGTTTGTTGATGTTCTGTAAAAAAAGCAACGGCATCATCAATAGTCATATTCAAAATATCGTCAATTGATTTTCCTTCAAAAGTTACTTCTAAAACCTCTTTTTTAAAGCGTTTTCCGTTACAGGTTTCACATTCTAAGTGTACATCAGCCATAAATTGCATTTCAATTGTAACTTCACCTTCTCCTTTACAAACTTCACAACGTCCTCCATCTACATTAAAAGAGAAATGTTTGGGTTGGTAGTTTCGTATGTTAGCTAATTTTTGATTTGAAAGTAATTTACGAATATCGTCGTATGCTTTGATATAGGTTACGGGGTTTGAGCGAGAAGAACGACCGATGGGGTTTTGGTCAATAAATTCTACATGCTTTAACGATTCAAAACTACCAGTAATAGCGGTATGTTGTCCCAGTTTTTCACCATATCCAACCAGTTTTTTTTGCATTGCAGGATATAATATTTTCTTTACCAAGGTACTTTTACCACTGCCTGAAACTCCCGTAATTACGGTTAATGTATTCAGAGGAAAAGAAACATCGATATTTTGTAAATTGTTTTCTCTAGCCCCAATAATATCTATTGAATTTTTAGAAGTCCTTCTTTTTTAGGAACTTCAATAGTTAACCTATTCGATAAATACTTGGCTGTTAAAGAGTCAGATTGTATAATGTCGTTAAAAGTTCCTTCAGCAACAACATGTCCGCCATAGGTACCAGCTTCAGGACCAATATCAATAATGTAATCGGCCTCTTTCATAATGTCTTCATCGTGTTCTACTACAATTACGGTATTACCCAAGTCACGCAGATTTTTTAACACACCAATTAAACGTTCTGTGTCTTTTGGATGCAAGCCTATACTTGGTTCATCTAAAATATACATAGAACCTACCAACGAACTCCCTAACGAAGTAGCCAAATTAATTCGTTGACTTTCTCCACCCGATAGTGTGTTAGACGTTCTGTTTAAAGTTAGGTAGCTTAAACCCACATCGGTTAAAAATTGTAGACGATTGTTAATTTCGGTTAGTAAACGCTTACCAATTTTTTCTTCGTATTTGTTTAATTGTATGTTGTTAAAAAATACGGCTAATTCATCTAAAGGTAAGGTTACCAACTCATCAATAGTTTTACCATATACTTTAACGTAGTTGGCTTCTTTACGTAAACGCTTTCCGTTACATTCGGTACATTTTGTTTTTCCGCGGTAGCGAGATAGCATTACTCGGTTTTGAATTTTATAACTTTTCTCTTCTAATTTTTTGAAGAGATGGTTAATTCCTCTAAACTTTTTGG
It includes:
- a CDS encoding sensor histidine kinase, encoding MGTIDGTAQNQPLKNYTQNNGLPSLHINKSIQDHTGYLWLASKNGLIRFDGDEFNTYTTKNGLISNNITTVATRENTLFIGTDKGLSIKDYRGYTNFEGNHINAILTTKNHTFLGTNKGIFRVREEYLSPLRTNFQIDLNRINDIAFDGNFYWVATNKALWKIDELINPKVLKRIDTDNYTSVLIHQKNIIATTYNNGIQVVSNDKVTPLTTSIKKITGIKKIDNQFWILSEDEGIEILDAGFNFVRNINKYNTLATNKITDAFQDNEKNTWITTKNNGIYFIQNKKSEQKKPTISFENIEVVFSSIDSIDINNYPKTLQLPSNKNHISFYYKTININRLNKVTYRYKLNNQTSPWSTKNVVDFAYLAPGNYTFSAQSKVGNMESAPIEFNFFIDTPIYKKSWFIWSVIGFISLIVALIIWSYVRRIQAKNKAKVAKLKLENHLLSLEQKALQLQMNPHFIFNVLNGIKALGNSGKSSELNATISKFATLLRGVLQNSRQEEISLAEEITTLENYIELEQQINSRTFEYAIHTKLPVDPEEVLIPPMLIQPFVENSIKHGISSTTNGKITIDFFVKNDFLYCSVIDNGIGIEQSKKRTKVSSHTSVALKVTQERIQNLSKNCTFSIHELYEGNKVTGTKVLFKIPFKTDF